Proteins encoded within one genomic window of Bacillus sp. 1NLA3E:
- a CDS encoding class I SAM-dependent methyltransferase, producing the protein MSRSFAKWYDFFMGPLERKKFKGIRQELLKKARGRVLEIGSGTGLNFPLYDSVDSVTAIEPNQHMINQSIPKKELAVVPVEIIKADAENLPFEDGTFDSVVATLVFCTIPDVEKALKEMKRVCKQGGDFLLFEHVKMDNSFLARLQNWLTPVWKKVCDGCCLNRDTVELINRQGFHFVKVQKFYKGLFVIVEMRK; encoded by the coding sequence ATGAGTCGTTCGTTTGCAAAATGGTACGATTTTTTTATGGGTCCGCTTGAACGGAAAAAATTTAAGGGGATACGTCAGGAGTTATTGAAAAAGGCAAGAGGACGGGTACTGGAAATCGGATCTGGAACAGGGTTGAATTTTCCTTTATATGATTCGGTTGATAGTGTGACAGCCATAGAACCTAATCAACATATGATCAATCAATCTATTCCTAAAAAGGAGTTGGCTGTTGTACCAGTGGAGATTATTAAGGCGGATGCTGAAAACCTCCCATTTGAAGATGGGACCTTTGATTCAGTTGTCGCTACACTTGTGTTTTGTACGATTCCAGATGTCGAAAAAGCGTTGAAAGAAATGAAAAGGGTGTGCAAACAAGGGGGAGATTTCCTTCTTTTTGAGCATGTCAAAATGGACAACAGCTTTTTAGCTAGGTTACAGAATTGGCTAACTCCTGTTTGGAAAAAAGTTTGTGATGGCTGTTGTTTAAATCGTGATACGGTCGAACTAATAAACAGGCAGGGATTTCATTTTGTAAAAGTACAAAAATTTTATAAGGGACTTTTTGTAATAGTTGAGATGAGGAAATAG
- a CDS encoding GGDEF domain-containing protein: MVFKGRIIGILLVIANSFIWILHQFYQHHERGCFVFEISFSILSLPLFWWLGRCFDYYKMTTKELKTSNERFQTIFEKAGIGISLIDGTGKPIVVNPKLQEFLGYSEEELKHMTFSEFSNPEDSKVNFELLTQLINREIDSYQLEKRYIRKDGITVWGHVTSSLFPNQDGDLSYVIGMVIDITDRKIAEKKLLEVNQKLEYLSNIDGLTGIANRRYFDKHLLQEWEKAKSYATPLSLIMFDIDYFKKFNDTYGHLVGDACLKSIAEILNQMMEMTKCFPARYGGEEFAIILPGTTIKKANQIAEQVRTTVEGLLLPHALSDVFPYVTISVGLASLIPNSQTSPEYLIANADSALYDAKMAGRNRICYRPVNKEFLNLSSH, translated from the coding sequence ATGGTATTTAAAGGTAGAATAATTGGGATATTACTCGTGATAGCAAATTCATTCATTTGGATTCTTCATCAATTTTATCAACATCATGAGCGTGGATGCTTCGTTTTCGAAATCAGCTTTTCCATACTCTCCCTTCCATTGTTTTGGTGGTTAGGTCGATGCTTTGATTACTACAAAATGACAACAAAGGAACTAAAAACAAGTAATGAACGATTCCAAACCATTTTTGAAAAAGCCGGAATAGGCATTTCTCTAATTGACGGGACAGGCAAACCGATTGTTGTCAATCCAAAGTTACAGGAATTTCTTGGCTATAGCGAAGAAGAACTTAAACATATGACCTTTAGTGAGTTTAGTAATCCAGAGGATTCAAAAGTGAATTTTGAACTTTTAACCCAATTAATTAACAGGGAGATTGATTCCTACCAATTAGAAAAACGTTATATTCGCAAGGATGGGATAACGGTCTGGGGCCACGTGACCTCATCTTTATTTCCAAACCAAGATGGGGATTTATCGTATGTGATTGGAATGGTTATCGATATAACAGACCGGAAAATTGCAGAAAAAAAATTATTAGAAGTAAATCAAAAGCTTGAATATCTTTCTAATATAGATGGACTAACAGGAATCGCCAACCGTCGCTATTTTGATAAACATCTTCTTCAAGAGTGGGAAAAAGCAAAGAGTTATGCTACACCGCTATCGTTAATTATGTTCGATATTGATTATTTCAAGAAATTTAATGATACATATGGGCATCTTGTTGGTGACGCTTGTCTGAAAAGCATCGCTGAAATATTGAATCAGATGATGGAAATGACCAAATGTTTTCCGGCAAGATATGGAGGAGAAGAGTTTGCTATTATTCTTCCTGGAACTACCATAAAAAAAGCAAATCAAATTGCAGAACAAGTAAGAACCACTGTAGAAGGATTGCTACTTCCTCATGCACTATCTGATGTTTTTCCCTACGTGACGATCAGTGTAGGCTTAGCATCACTCATTCCAAACTCTCAAACAAGTCCTGAATACTTGATCGCAAATGCTGATTCAGCCTTATATGATGCAAAAATGGCAGGGCGCAATCGGATTTGTTATAGACCTGTAAACAAAGAATTTCTAAATTTGAGTTCGCATTAA
- a CDS encoding oxidoreductase: MNEKTALIAGSSGLVGNELLHLLLEGKEYDKVYAVVRKPLFLNHPKLTEVVIDFDQLENYQDYFAVDDVFSCLGTTIKKAKTKEAMYRVDVEYPLDIAELAYKKGAKQFLLVSSMNANPNSSLFYPKIKGELEQEVAKLPFETVSLLRPSLLMGVRQEFRFGEKIAGIILSGISFLFVGPLRKSKAIRGETVALAMYRIAQQGNKGITIYLSDQLESIGN, translated from the coding sequence TTGAATGAAAAAACAGCACTCATAGCAGGTTCAAGTGGTTTAGTCGGAAATGAACTGCTTCATTTACTATTAGAAGGAAAAGAATATGACAAGGTTTATGCAGTTGTCCGAAAACCACTTTTCCTGAATCACCCTAAATTAACAGAAGTGGTAATCGATTTTGACCAACTCGAAAATTATCAAGATTATTTTGCTGTTGACGACGTATTTAGTTGTTTAGGCACGACTATTAAGAAGGCAAAAACCAAAGAAGCAATGTATAGAGTGGATGTTGAATATCCTTTGGATATTGCTGAACTGGCCTACAAGAAGGGTGCAAAACAATTTTTACTTGTCAGTTCGATGAATGCGAATCCTAATTCGTCTCTCTTTTACCCAAAAATAAAAGGGGAACTAGAACAAGAAGTTGCTAAGCTACCGTTTGAAACCGTTTCATTGCTACGACCGTCGCTTTTGATGGGAGTTAGACAGGAATTCAGGTTTGGTGAGAAGATAGCAGGAATCATCCTAAGTGGGATTTCGTTTCTATTTGTTGGTCCTCTTAGAAAAAGTAAAGCAATAAGAGGCGAAACTGTGGCTCTAGCGATGTATCGGATTGCCCAACAAGGAAATAAGGGAATTACAATCTATTTATCTGATCAATTAGAATCAATAGGGAATTAA